One window of Pectobacterium carotovorum genomic DNA carries:
- the artP gene encoding arginine ABC transporter ATP-binding protein ArtP, with protein MSIQFLRMSIQLNGINCFYGTYQALFDITLDCPAGETLVLLGPSGAGKSSLIRVLNLLEMPRSGKLSIAGNQFDFQRTPSDSAIRELRQNVGMVFQQYNLWPHLTVVQNLIEAPCRVLGLSKEEAKARADKLLTRLRLNDFADRFPLHLSGGQQQRVAIARALMMEPQVLLFDEPTAALDPEITAQVVNIIRELAGTGITQVIVTHEVEFARKTASRVVYMENGHIVEQGDATHFAQPQTPEFAGYLSH; from the coding sequence ATGTCTATTCAATTCTTACGCATGAGTATTCAACTAAACGGCATTAACTGTTTCTACGGCACATACCAGGCGCTATTTGATATCACCCTCGATTGTCCTGCGGGTGAAACGCTGGTTCTTCTTGGTCCCAGCGGTGCGGGAAAGAGCTCGCTGATACGCGTTCTTAATCTGTTGGAAATGCCACGTTCTGGCAAGCTTTCCATCGCCGGTAATCAGTTTGATTTTCAGCGCACGCCATCCGACAGCGCGATCCGCGAATTGCGTCAGAACGTCGGAATGGTGTTCCAGCAATATAATTTGTGGCCGCATTTGACCGTGGTGCAGAATCTTATTGAAGCGCCCTGCCGCGTGCTGGGGCTGAGTAAAGAAGAAGCGAAAGCGCGGGCGGACAAGCTGCTCACGCGCCTGCGCCTCAATGACTTTGCCGATCGCTTCCCTCTCCATCTCTCTGGCGGACAGCAACAGCGTGTCGCGATTGCCCGTGCGTTGATGATGGAACCTCAGGTTCTGTTATTTGATGAACCGACTGCCGCGCTGGATCCAGAAATTACCGCTCAAGTCGTCAACATCATCCGTGAATTGGCAGGAACTGGCATTACGCAGGTGATTGTGACCCACGAAGTTGAATTTGCCCGTAAAACGGCTAGCCGTGTGGTGTATATGGAAAACGGTCACATCGTTGAACAAGGGGATGCGACGCACTTTGCCCAGCCGCAGACGCCTGAATTCGCTGGTTATTTGTCACATTGA
- a CDS encoding heavy metal-binding domain-containing protein — translation MQLSTTPNLEGFTITEYCGVVTGEAILGANIFRDFFASIRDVVGGRSGAYEKELRKARQIAFKELQEQAEDLGANAIVGIDLDYETVGKDGSMLMVTVSGTAVKVCR, via the coding sequence ATGCAATTATCCACTACGCCGAATCTGGAAGGCTTCACCATTACTGAATATTGTGGCGTCGTAACCGGCGAGGCTATTCTTGGAGCAAACATCTTTCGGGACTTTTTTGCCAGCATCCGCGATGTCGTCGGCGGCCGGTCTGGTGCCTATGAGAAGGAGCTACGTAAGGCCCGGCAAATTGCGTTCAAAGAGTTACAGGAGCAAGCCGAAGATTTAGGGGCGAACGCCATTGTGGGCATCGATCTTGACTATGAAACCGTCGGGAAGGATGGCAGCATGCTGATGGTGACCGTTAGCGGCACGGCGGTAAAAGTGTGCCGCTAG
- a CDS encoding ISAs1 family transposase, protein MTIFNYINEIPDPRCETNKKHELMDVIFLTFAAVLSGASGWKAIQQFGECQLPWLRQHSPFANGIPKRHCIANIIKALDSQSLMSALLSWINERRSGNGRKQIAIDGKTLRGTGNGFLAQALHVVSAYDIGNGIALYQQLTERKGKEGPVARQLIECLSLENATVTLDALHCQVETLQLICQRKGEFIVGIKGNQKKLYEFVKQRFSSCYDDEGLATHSENNQAHGRTEYRQVMQIDADLPEELKQRWPTIRTLIEVVSERGERGKVVHRESRWYVSSLAVDARVASQMIREHWCIENQLHWVLDVVFREDEMNLKDPEGAAHMALFNRVALSVLKQHEGKKDSIAGKRQCAGWSGDFRSEVIFG, encoded by the coding sequence ATGACCATCTTTAATTATATCAATGAAATACCCGACCCTCGCTGCGAGACGAATAAAAAGCATGAATTGATGGACGTCATTTTCCTCACCTTTGCTGCCGTGCTCAGCGGCGCATCGGGTTGGAAAGCCATACAGCAATTCGGTGAGTGCCAACTCCCGTGGCTGAGACAGCATTCTCCTTTTGCTAATGGTATTCCAAAACGTCATTGTATCGCCAATATTATCAAGGCATTAGATAGCCAGTCCCTGATGTCGGCACTGTTAAGCTGGATTAATGAACGTCGCAGTGGTAATGGCAGAAAACAGATAGCAATTGACGGTAAAACACTTCGCGGAACGGGCAACGGCTTTTTAGCGCAAGCCCTGCATGTCGTCAGCGCTTACGACATTGGCAATGGTATTGCGTTGTATCAACAACTTACTGAAAGAAAAGGTAAAGAAGGACCAGTGGCCCGCCAGCTTATTGAATGTCTGTCGCTGGAAAATGCCACCGTCACGCTGGATGCTCTTCATTGTCAGGTGGAGACATTGCAGCTTATCTGTCAGCGTAAAGGCGAGTTTATCGTCGGCATTAAAGGGAACCAAAAAAAGCTGTATGAATTTGTTAAACAGCGTTTTTCTTCATGTTATGACGATGAAGGGCTGGCGACGCACAGTGAAAATAATCAGGCGCATGGGCGGACGGAATATCGTCAGGTGATGCAGATAGATGCGGACCTTCCCGAGGAGTTAAAACAACGCTGGCCGACAATTCGTACGTTAATAGAAGTGGTGAGTGAACGTGGTGAGCGGGGAAAGGTGGTACACAGAGAGTCGCGTTGGTATGTCAGTTCGTTGGCGGTAGACGCACGGGTAGCGTCACAAATGATACGCGAGCATTGGTGTATAGAAAATCAACTGCATTGGGTATTGGATGTGGTTTTCAGAGAGGATGAGATGAACCTGAAAGACCCGGAAGGAGCGGCGCATATGGCGCTGTTCAATCGAGTCGCGTTGAGTGTTCTGAAACAGCATGAAGGTAAAAAAGATAGCATAGCGGGCAAACGACAATGTGCCGGATGGTCAGGAGATTTTCGTAGCGAGGTTATCTTTGGTTAA
- a CDS encoding N-acetylmuramoyl-L-alanine amidase, with protein MLKWMVYIALGLLAGCQSASSLKEQNNYVLETAVQSRAQESRIRFLVIHYTAEDFATSLNILTDEHVSAHYLIPARPPLQRGKPLAWQLVPESQSAWHAGASSWRGFSRLNNSSIGIEIENAGYQRTLAGYTWEPFTASQIQLVTAIARDIVDRYQIAPQNVVAHSDIAPQRKQDPGPLFPWQALAQAGIGAWPDAQRVAFYLNGRLPMQPVDETVLLEKLGRYGYSVQDTMTAREKRQVIAAFQMHFRPENYQGQPDAQSEAIVDALLEKYGSR; from the coding sequence ATGTTGAAATGGATGGTCTACATAGCGCTGGGGCTGTTGGCGGGTTGCCAATCGGCTTCCTCGTTGAAAGAACAGAATAATTATGTGCTGGAGACCGCAGTGCAGTCGCGGGCGCAGGAGTCCCGTATCCGCTTTCTGGTGATTCACTATACGGCGGAAGACTTTGCCACCTCGCTGAATATTCTGACGGATGAGCATGTCAGCGCCCATTACCTGATTCCAGCACGTCCACCTTTGCAGCGCGGCAAGCCGCTTGCCTGGCAATTGGTGCCGGAATCTCAATCTGCCTGGCATGCGGGAGCCAGTAGCTGGCGCGGATTTAGTCGACTGAATAATTCTTCGATTGGTATTGAGATCGAAAACGCGGGCTACCAGCGCACGTTAGCAGGCTATACGTGGGAGCCGTTTACCGCTTCGCAGATTCAGCTTGTAACCGCGATCGCCCGCGATATTGTCGACCGCTATCAGATTGCCCCGCAGAACGTGGTGGCGCACAGCGATATTGCTCCGCAGCGCAAACAAGACCCCGGGCCGTTGTTCCCCTGGCAGGCGCTGGCGCAAGCAGGCATTGGTGCCTGGCCGGATGCGCAGCGGGTCGCGTTCTATTTAAATGGTCGACTGCCGATGCAGCCGGTGGATGAAACGGTTCTGCTGGAGAAACTGGGGCGTTATGGTTACTCGGTGCAGGACACGATGACGGCGCGTGAGAAGCGGCAGGTGATTGCCGCTTTCCAGATGCATTTCCGTCCTGAGAACTATCAAGGACAGCCCGATGCGCAGAGTGAAGCGATTGTCGACGCACTGCTGGAGAAATACGGTAGCCGCTAA
- a CDS encoding DUF2867 domain-containing protein codes for MTSPSAPILILGATGYIGRHLTERLSKQGNRVIAAGRNTESLASRNWPDVDCQQVDLAKPESLPDGLWGAETLYYLVHSMGDGADFVARERMTAMNLLLALASSRVKQIIYLGSLQAKDDTSPHMQARQITGDVLRSSGIPVTELRAGIIIGTGSAAFEIMRDMVYNLPILTPPRWVRSKSSPIALENLLVYLINIAQHPATENRIMDAAGPEYISYQTMFERFIQISGKRRLLIPVPMPTHLVSVWFLHLVTSVPPSIARALIQGLKHDLQADGRELQALIPQTLISFDDAVRFTLQSEMESVQQADWGDDTEVRARWKPNYGFYPKQAGHTMETPASCQALWRVIQQVGGKEGYFYANTLWNIRARLDDLCGNGVTYGRPERPTLEVGDKIDGWKVISIKPQRQLVLLFGMKAPGLGKLNFTITDKGTHRTVDVRARWHPSGFNGLVYWFLMMPAHLFIFRGMAARIAKLAEKETV; via the coding sequence ATGACATCCCCCTCAGCCCCGATCCTGATTCTGGGCGCAACTGGCTACATTGGTCGCCATTTAACCGAACGATTGAGCAAACAAGGCAACCGAGTCATCGCTGCCGGTCGGAATACCGAATCCCTCGCGTCACGGAATTGGCCGGACGTCGATTGCCAACAGGTTGATCTCGCTAAGCCAGAAAGCCTGCCTGATGGTCTGTGGGGAGCGGAAACACTCTATTATCTGGTGCACAGCATGGGCGATGGCGCGGACTTCGTGGCGAGGGAGCGGATGACCGCCATGAATCTGCTGTTGGCACTAGCCTCCAGCCGCGTAAAGCAGATTATCTATCTGGGGTCGCTTCAGGCGAAAGACGATACCTCGCCGCATATGCAGGCACGCCAGATCACGGGAGATGTTTTACGCAGCAGCGGCATTCCCGTCACAGAGCTGCGTGCGGGTATTATTATCGGTACCGGTTCGGCGGCGTTCGAGATCATGCGCGATATGGTCTATAACCTGCCGATACTGACGCCGCCGCGCTGGGTGCGATCTAAATCATCCCCCATTGCGCTGGAAAACCTGCTGGTGTATCTGATCAATATCGCGCAGCATCCCGCGACAGAAAACCGCATCATGGATGCCGCAGGCCCCGAATACATCAGCTACCAGACCATGTTCGAGCGTTTCATTCAGATCAGCGGCAAGCGCAGATTACTGATACCCGTCCCCATGCCGACGCATCTGGTGTCCGTCTGGTTCTTGCATCTGGTGACCTCGGTTCCCCCCTCCATCGCCCGCGCGCTGATTCAGGGGTTAAAACACGATTTACAGGCCGATGGCCGCGAACTCCAGGCATTGATCCCACAAACGCTGATTAGCTTTGATGACGCCGTGCGCTTCACGTTGCAAAGCGAAATGGAGAGCGTACAGCAGGCAGACTGGGGCGATGACACCGAGGTCCGCGCACGCTGGAAGCCCAATTACGGCTTTTACCCCAAACAGGCGGGCCATACAATGGAGACGCCCGCGTCCTGTCAGGCGCTCTGGCGGGTCATCCAGCAGGTCGGCGGGAAAGAAGGCTATTTTTACGCGAATACGCTGTGGAATATCCGTGCCCGGCTGGACGATCTCTGCGGCAACGGCGTCACGTATGGACGCCCCGAGCGTCCGACACTGGAAGTGGGCGACAAGATTGACGGCTGGAAGGTTATCTCGATCAAGCCACAGCGTCAGCTGGTGCTGCTCTTCGGCATGAAAGCGCCGGGGCTGGGCAAACTCAACTTTACCATCACCGATAAGGGCACCCACCGAACGGTGGACGTCCGCGCCCGCTGGCACCCTTCCGGGTTCAACGGGCTGGTCTACTGGTTTCTGATGATGCCCGCTCACCTGTTTATCTTCCGTGGTATGGCGGCGCGTATTGCGAAACTGGCAGAGAAGGAAACGGTTTAG
- the hcr gene encoding NADH oxidoreductase, with amino-acid sequence MTMPALQIGPTPLCSNRMQVHSITQETPDVWTISLVNHDFYPYQPGQYALVSIANSAETLRAYTISSSPGLSRFITLTVRRLDDGVGSRWLTQALKVGDYLWLSDAQGEFTCANAVSDRYLMAAAGCGVTPIMSMCRWLLANKSQTDIHVIFNVRNPLQVIFAKEWQDLVQRYPQQLHLTLMAEFDAAPGFLSGRISGDLLIEHVPDIASRTVMTCGPAPYMNQIETLSQQLGVASNRIFKEQFRPADEILDEDADQLTLTISRPLKNLRVPVGISLLAALEANKVPVVAACRAGVCGSCKTRVLSGNYTTSSTMTLTPAEIEQGYVLACSCQLQGDTVLA; translated from the coding sequence ATGACCATGCCCGCACTACAGATTGGGCCGACACCGCTGTGCTCTAACCGCATGCAGGTACACTCGATTACTCAGGAAACGCCTGATGTCTGGACGATTTCACTGGTTAATCATGATTTTTATCCGTATCAGCCGGGTCAGTATGCGTTAGTCAGCATTGCCAACAGCGCGGAGACGCTACGGGCTTATACGATTTCGTCTTCACCGGGCCTCAGCCGTTTTATCACGTTGACGGTAAGAAGACTGGACGATGGTGTCGGTTCACGCTGGCTGACCCAAGCGCTGAAAGTCGGTGACTATCTGTGGCTGTCCGATGCACAGGGCGAGTTTACCTGCGCCAACGCCGTCAGCGATCGCTACCTGATGGCGGCGGCAGGCTGCGGTGTCACGCCGATTATGTCGATGTGCCGCTGGCTGCTGGCAAACAAATCACAAACCGATATCCACGTTATTTTCAACGTGCGCAATCCGCTACAGGTGATCTTCGCCAAAGAATGGCAGGATCTGGTGCAGCGTTATCCGCAGCAACTGCATCTGACGCTAATGGCAGAGTTTGACGCTGCGCCCGGTTTTCTCTCTGGACGCATCAGCGGCGACCTGCTGATCGAACACGTGCCGGATATCGCCAGCCGCACCGTGATGACCTGCGGCCCAGCCCCGTACATGAACCAGATTGAAACCCTGAGTCAGCAGCTTGGCGTTGCTTCAAACCGCATCTTCAAAGAACAGTTCCGCCCGGCAGATGAAATACTGGATGAAGATGCCGATCAGCTCACGCTGACCATCAGCCGTCCGCTGAAAAACCTGCGCGTTCCGGTAGGCATCAGTCTGCTGGCCGCACTTGAAGCCAATAAGGTGCCGGTTGTCGCCGCCTGCCGCGCCGGTGTTTGCGGGAGCTGTAAAACCCGCGTGCTATCCGGTAATTACACCACCAGCAGTACCATGACGCTAACACCAGCCGAGATCGAACAGGGCTATGTTTTGGCCTGTAGTTGCCAGCTGCAAGGCGACACCGTTCTGGCCTGA
- the hcp gene encoding hydroxylamine reductase — MFCVQCEQTIRTPVGNGCSYAQGMCGKTAETSDLQDLLVAVLQGLSAWALKARELDIIDHDVDNFAPRAFFSTLTNVNFDSQRIIGYAQEAITLRESLAVRCRLHDATATVDHPMAALQLAGNDIPTLLQQAADFALDSDKASVGDDVHGLRMLNLYGLKGAAAYMEHAHVLGQYDNAIYAEYHAFMAWLGTQPSDVDTLLNNAMGIGKMNFNVMAILDHGETNAYGHPQPTSVNVRPIAGKAILISGHDLKDLRMLLEQTEGTGVNIYTHGEMLPAHGYPELKKFTHLAGNYGSGWQNQQTEFAKFPGAIVMTSNCIIDPNVGNYGDRIWTRSIVGWPGVNHLEGDDFSPVIEQAQGLAGFPYSEIEHMITVGFGRETLLSAADTVIDLVAQKKLRHVFLVGGCDGSREERSYFTDFTLNVPQDCLIMTLACGKYRFNKLDFGTLEGLPRLLDVGQCNDAYAAIILAVKLAEKLGCGVNDLPLSLVLSWFEQKAIVILLTLLSLGVKNIYTGPTAPGFLTDNLLAILNDKFGMRAITTVEQDMNTILAA, encoded by the coding sequence ATGTTTTGTGTGCAATGTGAACAAACGATTCGTACCCCTGTTGGAAACGGCTGCTCTTACGCGCAGGGCATGTGCGGCAAAACCGCAGAAACCTCCGATCTGCAAGACCTGCTGGTTGCGGTGCTGCAAGGGCTTTCTGCCTGGGCGCTGAAAGCGCGCGAGCTGGACATCATCGATCACGATGTCGACAACTTTGCGCCACGCGCCTTCTTCTCGACGTTGACCAACGTTAACTTCGATTCCCAACGCATTATTGGCTACGCACAGGAAGCCATTACACTGCGTGAGTCTCTGGCTGTTCGCTGCCGTCTGCACGATGCCACCGCGACCGTGGATCACCCAATGGCAGCCCTGCAACTGGCTGGCAACGATATTCCGACCTTGCTGCAACAGGCAGCGGATTTTGCGCTGGACAGCGATAAAGCCAGCGTGGGTGACGACGTTCACGGCTTGCGCATGCTAAACCTTTACGGCCTTAAAGGCGCGGCGGCCTACATGGAACACGCCCACGTTCTCGGTCAGTATGACAACGCGATTTATGCCGAATATCATGCCTTCATGGCATGGCTGGGCACGCAGCCATCCGATGTTGACACCCTGCTGAACAACGCAATGGGTATCGGTAAAATGAACTTCAACGTTATGGCGATCCTCGACCATGGCGAAACCAATGCTTACGGTCATCCACAGCCGACCTCCGTTAACGTCCGCCCGATTGCGGGTAAAGCGATTCTGATTTCCGGCCATGACCTGAAAGACCTGCGCATGCTGCTGGAGCAAACCGAAGGCACTGGCGTGAATATTTATACCCACGGCGAAATGCTGCCTGCACACGGTTATCCAGAGCTGAAAAAATTCACGCATCTGGCAGGTAACTACGGCAGCGGCTGGCAAAACCAGCAGACTGAGTTTGCCAAATTCCCTGGCGCGATCGTCATGACCTCCAACTGCATTATCGATCCAAACGTGGGCAACTATGGCGACCGCATCTGGACGCGCAGCATCGTTGGCTGGCCGGGCGTGAACCACCTCGAAGGCGACGATTTCAGCCCGGTTATCGAACAGGCGCAGGGTCTGGCTGGTTTCCCATACAGCGAAATCGAACACATGATCACCGTCGGCTTTGGTCGTGAAACGCTGCTGAGCGCCGCTGATACTGTCATCGATCTGGTAGCTCAGAAAAAACTGCGCCACGTCTTCCTCGTTGGTGGATGTGACGGTAGCCGTGAAGAACGTAGCTACTTCACTGACTTTACGCTGAACGTTCCGCAAGACTGCCTGATTATGACGCTGGCCTGCGGTAAATACCGTTTCAACAAACTGGACTTCGGTACGTTGGAAGGCCTGCCACGTCTGCTGGATGTCGGCCAATGTAATGACGCCTATGCGGCAATTATTCTGGCCGTGAAACTGGCGGAAAAATTGGGCTGTGGCGTGAACGACCTGCCGCTGAGTCTGGTGCTGTCCTGGTTTGAACAGAAAGCGATTGTCATCCTGCTCACCCTGCTGTCCCTCGGCGTGAAGAATATCTACACCGGGCCGACGGCTCCAGGCTTCCTGACGGACAACCTGCTTGCCATTCTGAACGACAAATTCGGTATGCGGGCAATTACCACCGTTGAACAGGACATGAACACCATTCTGGCCGCTTGA
- a CDS encoding ATP-dependent endonuclease, protein MHLESIEILGFRGINRLSLMLDENNVLIGENAWGKSSLLDALSLLLAPTLPLYHFDMQDFHFTPGDENSREKHLQIIFTFCETAPGHHLAPRYRSLSPVWVEGEASLCRIFYRLEGEVDESQSVFTWRSFLGADGHPIPLEDIDELAREIIRLHPVLRLRDARFMRRLRSGTLAATLDNSNEKLAQQFEQLMRELVQNPQKLTDKELRQGLVAMRQLLEHYFSEQNATGNDRRHHQHARAHNGKSWRSLDNINRLIADPNSRSRRIILLELFSTLLQAKGSVVLDPHARPLLLIEDPETRLHPIMLSVAWGLLTQLPLQKVTTTNSGELLSLVPMEQVCRLVRESSRVATYRIGRQGMNAEDSRRIAFHIRMNRPSSLFARCWLLVEGETEVWMLNELARQCGHHFEAEGVKVIEFAQSGLRPLLRFARRMGIEWHVLVDGDDAGKKYAATAKSMLTAHDESDRDHLTVLPASDMEHYMYREGFSHVYHRTAQLPEKVPLSMHKIIIKAIHRSSKPDLAIEVAMEAAAMGSEAIPPLIRSMFSRVLWLARGRAD, encoded by the coding sequence ATGCATCTGGAAAGTATTGAAATCCTGGGATTTAGGGGAATCAATCGTCTGTCGCTGATGCTGGACGAGAATAACGTACTGATTGGTGAGAACGCGTGGGGGAAATCAAGCCTGTTGGATGCGCTCTCGCTGTTGCTGGCACCGACGTTACCGCTTTATCACTTTGATATGCAGGACTTTCACTTCACACCGGGGGATGAAAATAGTCGGGAAAAACACCTTCAGATTATTTTTACGTTCTGCGAAACCGCACCCGGCCACCATTTAGCCCCTCGCTATCGTTCACTTAGTCCCGTCTGGGTGGAGGGCGAAGCATCGCTATGTCGTATTTTTTATCGGCTGGAGGGGGAAGTAGATGAAAGCCAGTCGGTCTTCACCTGGCGCAGTTTTCTAGGCGCAGATGGGCACCCGATACCGCTGGAGGATATTGATGAGCTGGCCAGAGAGATTATTCGCCTGCATCCGGTGCTACGGCTGCGCGATGCGCGTTTTATGCGACGTCTGCGCTCCGGGACGCTGGCGGCAACATTAGATAATAGTAATGAAAAGCTGGCGCAGCAGTTTGAGCAACTGATGCGCGAACTGGTGCAAAATCCGCAGAAGCTGACGGATAAAGAACTGCGTCAGGGGTTGGTGGCGATGCGGCAACTGCTGGAGCACTATTTTTCCGAGCAGAACGCCACGGGCAACGACCGACGTCATCATCAGCATGCGCGAGCGCATAACGGTAAATCGTGGCGATCGCTGGACAACATCAACCGTCTGATTGCCGATCCAAATAGCCGTAGCCGCCGAATTATCCTGCTGGAGCTGTTTTCCACATTATTGCAAGCGAAAGGATCCGTGGTGCTGGATCCTCATGCTCGCCCGCTGTTGTTGATTGAAGACCCCGAAACCCGACTACACCCGATTATGCTGTCGGTAGCGTGGGGGCTTCTGACGCAATTGCCGCTTCAGAAAGTCACCACAACGAACTCGGGAGAGCTGCTGTCGCTGGTTCCGATGGAACAGGTGTGCCGTCTGGTGCGGGAATCTTCACGGGTTGCGACGTACCGCATTGGCCGTCAGGGGATGAATGCGGAAGACAGTCGACGTATTGCGTTTCATATTCGTATGAATCGGCCTTCTTCACTCTTCGCCCGCTGCTGGCTGCTGGTGGAAGGTGAAACCGAAGTCTGGATGCTGAATGAACTGGCGCGCCAATGTGGGCATCATTTTGAAGCTGAGGGAGTGAAAGTGATTGAGTTTGCCCAGTCCGGGCTGCGGCCATTGCTGAGATTCGCACGTCGTATGGGGATTGAATGGCATGTACTGGTTGATGGTGATGATGCGGGGAAAAAATATGCCGCGACGGCAAAAAGCATGTTAACCGCACATGATGAGAGCGATCGCGATCATTTGACCGTCTTGCCCGCATCGGACATGGAACACTACATGTATCGTGAGGGATTCAGTCACGTTTATCACCGCACCGCGCAGTTGCCGGAGAAAGTGCCGCTATCGATGCACAAAATCATCATCAAAGCTATCCATCGTTCATCTAAACCCGACCTGGCAATTGAAGTGGCGATGGAAGCCGCAGCGATGGGCAGTGAGGCCATTCCACCGCTCATTCGCAGCATGTTCTCCCGCGTGCTGTGGCTGGCTCGCGGACGGGCGGATTAG
- the cspD gene encoding cold shock-like protein CspD translates to METGTVKWFNNAKGFGFICPEGGGDDIFAHYSTIQMDGYRTLKAGQVVRFDVHQGPKGNHACLIVPQIAKTAS, encoded by the coding sequence ATGGAGACAGGTACTGTTAAATGGTTCAATAATGCCAAAGGGTTTGGTTTTATCTGCCCAGAAGGGGGCGGTGACGATATTTTCGCGCACTACTCAACCATTCAAATGGATGGCTACCGGACTCTGAAAGCCGGACAGGTTGTCAGGTTTGATGTTCATCAAGGGCCGAAAGGCAATCATGCGTGCCTGATCGTCCCGCAAATCGCCAAGACCGCATCCTGA
- the clpS gene encoding ATP-dependent Clp protease adapter ClpS: MGNNSTWSQSENLTADKQKEKLQPPSMYNVVLNNDDYTPMEFVIDVLQKFFSYDIERATQLMLTVHYQGKAICGVFSAEVAETKVVQVNRYARENEHPLLCTLEKA, encoded by the coding sequence ATGGGAAACAACAGTACGTGGTCACAATCTGAGAACCTGACCGCCGATAAACAGAAAGAAAAATTGCAGCCGCCTTCCATGTATAACGTGGTGTTGAATAACGATGATTACACCCCGATGGAATTTGTTATTGACGTTCTGCAAAAGTTCTTTTCTTATGATATTGAACGTGCCACGCAGCTTATGTTAACTGTGCATTATCAGGGTAAAGCGATTTGTGGCGTATTCAGCGCTGAAGTGGCTGAGACCAAGGTCGTACAAGTCAATCGTTATGCCAGAGAAAACGAGCACCCGCTGCTCTGTACGCTGGAAAAAGCCTGA